In Streptomyces sp. SN-593, a single genomic region encodes these proteins:
- a CDS encoding NUDIX hydrolase, whose translation MNQPPARPDPAERPDPAERPDAGAPDDDGGPLSVHEVIDIVDEDDHVVGTSPRGEAYARGLRHRCAFILARDDRDRIFVHRRTSRKLVFPSLYDVFVGGVVGAGESYDETALREAEEELGVSGLPQPTRLFKFLYRQENGPGGWWSTVYEVRVDGPVRPQPEEVAWHAFVTEEELETRLREWEFVPDGLEAYRRLARWRAER comes from the coding sequence ATGAACCAACCTCCCGCGCGCCCCGATCCGGCCGAACGCCCCGATCCGGCCGAACGCCCCGACGCCGGCGCGCCCGACGACGACGGCGGCCCGCTGTCCGTGCACGAGGTCATCGACATCGTGGACGAGGACGACCACGTCGTCGGCACCTCGCCGCGCGGCGAGGCGTACGCGCGCGGGCTGCGGCACCGCTGCGCGTTCATCCTGGCCCGCGACGACCGCGACCGGATCTTCGTGCACCGCCGCACGTCCCGCAAGCTCGTCTTCCCGTCCCTGTACGACGTCTTCGTCGGCGGCGTCGTCGGGGCGGGCGAGTCCTACGACGAGACGGCCCTGCGCGAGGCCGAGGAGGAGCTGGGCGTGTCCGGACTGCCGCAGCCCACCCGCCTGTTCAAGTTCCTCTACCGCCAGGAGAACGGCCCCGGCGGCTGGTGGTCGACGGTGTACGAGGTACGGGTCGACGGTCCGGTGCGGCCGCAGCCGGAGGAGGTCGCCTGGCACGCCTTCGTGACCGAGGAGGAGCTCGAAACGCGGTTGCGCGAGTGGGAGTTCGTGCCGGACGGGCTGGAGGCGTACCGCCGGCTGGCCCGCTGGCGGGCGGAGCGCTGA